ACAGCCTGGCGCGCGCGTTCGGAAGCCTCCATCAGGGGGCCGAGGGAACGGTGCGCCTTGCTGTTCTTGCGCGGGTCCACCAGCGCGCGGAAGTTCGGGATGTTGAATTCGATCTTCGCGCCGGGCAGCAGCATGGCGCGACCGCTCTCGGCCAACCGGTCCTGCAGCAGCAACTGCTCAGCACGGTCGACGAAGGCGGCCCGCTCGTGTTCGGTGCGCGCGGCCCAGGTGGATTTCGCATCCTCCAGCGTGGCCGCGATCATGGCCTTCAGGTGCGGGCCGTCGAAATGCCCGATCGCCTGCGACGGAAACACCTCCCGCGCCAGCGCCGCCAGTTGCGACCACACCTGCGGCGTGACCCGGCCGGCCGTCTTCCAATCGAGCGTGCGCTTGAAGCTCTCCACGCCGGAGAGCTCCACGCTCGCCCCCAGCAGGGTGATGTTCAACGAGCGCAGCACGAGCGTGAACGCATCGCTGACGTGCGGCAGCAGCCCGCCCTGCTGCACCAGCGAGGCAAAGGCGTTGGCCGCCCAACCCCGGCCGCCCTGGTACTCATACCCGGAGATCGGCTCCCAGGCGTGCTGCAGCTTGAGGAAGAAGTCCCGCACGCCCCAGTTCAGGTTGACGCCCAACATGCCCCGCTGCAAACCGGTCTGCTGGAATGCGCTGGTGGTGGAGCCATCGGCATGCTTGTGCACCGGGCCGAAGCCCGGGATCCGGTCGGCATAGCCGCCCAGCCCGCCGGCGTTGGCGGACAGATTGAGCTGCTGTTCACGCATGTCGAGCCCGATGGCCCCCTGGTTGAGCCCCAGCTCCAGCAGGCGGCCTGGATCGCGATTGGCCGGATCGAACAGCCGGCGGGCAAACTCGTCGATGTCGTCCGGAGCGACCAGCATCGCAGCGCCCTTGCCGTGCATCAGGCTGGCGCTGGCCTGGGCCCCGCCCTGGAGACGGAAGCCGAGCACTTTGCGCACCGGCTTGAAGTCCAGGCCCATGCCGCCGCCCATCGTCAGCCCCTTGTTGGACTGCCGCACAAAGAACGCCACCAGCGGGCCTTCGGCCAGCTTGTCCGCCGTCCGCTCCACACCGACCATGGTGGTCCGGTCCACGCCCAGCACGGCAAAGCCGAACGCGCCCACGCGCTTCTTCGGCGACACCGTGCCCGCTGTGGTCACACCGGCCGAGGCCCCCTTGGATTCGATGCCGAACAGGGTGGACCGGTTGCTCAGGCCCTTCATCGCCTCCGCGAACTTGACGGCCATCTCCGCCGGCGATGCCGCGTCCCGTACGGCATGGCTTTCCGCAAACTTCCGGTTGAACGGCGAGCGCGGCTTCATCACCTCCCGCTTGAAGGCCTGCGCCGTTTCCCAGAACGCCTCGGCATCGTGCCAGTTGCCGAAACCGAAACGCGCCAGCCGGAGCACCTTGTCGGTGTCCACGCCCCGTTGCAGCGCCTCGGCCGCGCTGCCCGCACCGGCCACGGCGACGGTCTGCGGCAGTGTCACCAGCCGTGTGGCCCGCTCCAGCGTCAGCAGATGGCGCCCGACCGCCCCCGTAAGGATGGCAAACCGGTCGCGGGTATCGCGGTGGCCGGTCAGATCGGGCGCCGGCAGCTTGACACCGTGCTCGCAGAGCGTTCGCATCAGTTCGACGACGCGGCGCATGTCGCCCAGGCGAGCGGGATCGAACACCAGCGCGGGCGCCTTCGCGCCCGTCTCGGGCAAGGGATCGGCCCGCACCTCGGCCCGGAAGACGAACTCGGCGAGCCAGTCGTGCATCTTGGGCAGCAGATCCTTCGGGTCGGGCTTGGCCGCATCCCGCCTGCGCTTTTTGCGCTTCCCGGCTGCAGCGTCCAGCGTCAGATCGGGACCGAGCACGCCGGCTGCCACGCCGATCTGCTGCAACGCGCCAAGCATCCTGTCGATGGCGTCGCCGCGCAATGCCTCGCAGGCTTGCGCTGTCGCCTCCGACACCGCCGGCGCAACAAAACAGCTGACGATGGCGGCGGGCGGCAGCGGCCAGCGCTTGCTGTGCAGCAGCAGGTCCAGCTCCAGATGGATCGCCTTCATGTCGAGGTATTCCGCGGCCATGTCGCTGCGACCGCGCAGGTGCTCCATCACCCGGTTCACCGCGCCCTTGGGGCTGGCCAGGGTCCGCTTCACGTGCCCGGCGGCGGTCAGGAAGTTGCTCTGCACCCGCTCGGTGACACCACCGGCCGTCCGGTGAAGCGTGGCGACCACGCCGGTGCCGGGAATCCGCACGCGCTTGGGCCGCGTGCCGGCCAGCGCCTGACTCACCGTCGGCTCGGCGGCGCCGGTGGTCAGCAAACGGTAGGTCTTCTGCGCGCCGAGCGGCGGCACGATGCGGTGGGTCCGCTGCTCGCCGCGGGCCAGCTCCGTCGTCAATTGCAACGTGCCCAGGCGAGAGATGCCCAGGCGCGCCGTCTCCGGATCCAGCGCGCTCAGATCGACCCGACAGTCGGCCCAGGTCGCGCTCGCATGGTCGTAGCGCAGCAAGGAAAGCCGCTGCTGGGGGTCTTCCTCCCCCAGCGGGCCGCGCGCCAGGGCAAACACTTGATGCTTGTCGCTGGACACGGCGATCTGATCGAGCTGGGCCTGCCCCGGGGGCACAGGCAAGCGCTGCGGCTGCCCGCCCGGCGGGGTGCGCACAAGCGCGTGGTCCTCGGTCAGGTGATAGGCGACGCCCTCGCCGTCCACCGCAAAGTCCCGCATCGGCGCCGACGATACCGCCAGCACCTTGGCCTGGCTGACATACCGCTGCGCCGGCACCGCCGCGACCGCGACGCCTGGCCGCGCGGGCAAGCGAGCCATGTTGCCGCCGAGCTCCAGTGCGAGCAGCCGCGAGCCGCCGTCGGAATCCGCCTGCAAGGCGTACACCGGCTTCGCATCGCTCAGGCCGAGCGGCCCCAGCTTGAGGTCCCGCAGGCCCTCCAGCGGCGTACCGTCGGCCTGCAGCAGCAGCCGCCAGTGGCCGGCCCCATCCTTCT
The nucleotide sequence above comes from Ralstonia solanacearum K60. Encoded proteins:
- a CDS encoding AvrE-family type 3 secretion system effector, whose amino-acid sequence is MAGSPAPLLHTPLFDLTLKKGKIRVKARDAKQDSEQAHQLERLLNLRDNRATGVNWDPATGGYLIDYQKHGVRYWVAMHGKSLPAIVLPAHSAMKQGVCPPPIGLLANLGGSPDGALWREHHGQLYRWDMRQAQWTPHPLPGKGQAPLTLLGRQLDGEAWARSGSTLLKLDAGGVQAHEVAGLERFPAVRMDAAGKPLALDGQGQLRRPDRPGAVARPIRLQLADGRPAFEPVQLGKPDQPVTRARAQDFALAPDGRTLFVRDQQGHLYQGDLRAAQASSGEIEVKRIGCPVRMPGSNEGWGVEALATGPGPSGEGAALHAVFRSSEGQRVSAAWDGQQWQPQWHVEQPLLLVSERGLQAPPMRNVCAYNDGAMLGISATGAACQKDGAGHWRLLLQADGTPLEGLRDLKLGPLGLSDAKPVYALQADSDGGSRLLALELGGNMARLPARPGVAVAAVPAQRYVSQAKVLAVSSAPMRDFAVDGEGVAYHLTEDHALVRTPPGGQPQRLPVPPGQAQLDQIAVSSDKHQVFALARGPLGEEDPQQRLSLLRYDHASATWADCRVDLSALDPETARLGISRLGTLQLTTELARGEQRTHRIVPPLGAQKTYRLLTTGAAEPTVSQALAGTRPKRVRIPGTGVVATLHRTAGGVTERVQSNFLTAAGHVKRTLASPKGAVNRVMEHLRGRSDMAAEYLDMKAIHLELDLLLHSKRWPLPPAAIVSCFVAPAVSEATAQACEALRGDAIDRMLGALQQIGVAAGVLGPDLTLDAAAGKRKKRRRDAAKPDPKDLLPKMHDWLAEFVFRAEVRADPLPETGAKAPALVFDPARLGDMRRVVELMRTLCEHGVKLPAPDLTGHRDTRDRFAILTGAVGRHLLTLERATRLVTLPQTVAVAGAGSAAEALQRGVDTDKVLRLARFGFGNWHDAEAFWETAQAFKREVMKPRSPFNRKFAESHAVRDAASPAEMAVKFAEAMKGLSNRSTLFGIESKGASAGVTTAGTVSPKKRVGAFGFAVLGVDRTTMVGVERTADKLAEGPLVAFFVRQSNKGLTMGGGMGLDFKPVRKVLGFRLQGGAQASASLMHGKGAAMLVAPDDIDEFARRLFDPANRDPGRLLELGLNQGAIGLDMREQQLNLSANAGGLGGYADRIPGFGPVHKHADGSTTSAFQQTGLQRGMLGVNLNWGVRDFFLKLQHAWEPISGYEYQGGRGWAANAFASLVQQGGLLPHVSDAFTLVLRSLNITLLGASVELSGVESFKRTLDWKTAGRVTPQVWSQLAALAREVFPSQAIGHFDGPHLKAMIAATLEDAKSTWAARTEHERAAFVDRAEQLLLQDRLAESGRAMLLPGAKIEFNIPNFRALVDPRKNSKAHRSLGPLMEASERARQAVPGLANAMRAMSELEGVNDVRFVFQMDPSYINAVNRLMLEGKLSWAEFNAMARTVPAPYRLTEICAKDSDSNRSAFTLNPLPLLAFNDSAEVSRSLFAAEVHLRYGLNGQLLGADLLPGAQRAVAGQKVFQPFVDAGVQPVSAAGGPAPAQAPDLPRLRRSQSLPSARPPGVVFKARSLENDKPLE